From the bacterium genome, the window TTGTGGAACAATTAAAAGATACTTAATGAATAAAATACCCAGAGAAGAAGGTGCAAATAAATTATGTACAGGACATCATGGAGATGATTTTATAGTTTTTTTTATGAAAAATATAATTGGGAAAAATATTGACTGGATTTCAAAGTTTACACCATTTCTTAAAGGAAATGGAAAACAACTATCAAGAATCAGACCTTTATTTTTTGTTGGAGGTAAAGACAACAAAAATTTCTGTGAAGAAATGAAATTCCCATATATAAACGAAGATATATGTCCACATAAATTTCTAAAACAGAAAATGGATAAAAGAAGAGAAAAATGGTACTCCACAATAGATGAAATATCAAAATGGCAACCAAATTTTAAAGAATATTTTTTAGAAGGTGTTATTGAAATTGCAAAAAGGTTAAATATGGAAATGACAGAGGTACTTATCTGTGAAATATGTGGAGAACCAACAAATAAAAATATTTGTGCATTTTGTAGATTATTGAAGTTACAAATATAAATAAAAATGTTTAAAAATTATTCTATACCTTTTAGTTTTATAGCGGGTATTATTTCTTTTTTCAGTCCATGTATATTACCTCTAATTCCAATTTATTTATCATACATAACAGGTTATTCTATTGAAGAATTTAAAACAGAAAAAGAATTATCTTATTCAAAAATTATATTACCAAGTTTATGTTTTATTATTGGTTTCACAATAATTTTTGTTTTACTGGGTGCCTCATCTACTTTTTTAGGAAGTTTAATATTAAAGAAAAAAAATATTCTAAAATATATGAGATTTATAGGGGGAGCTTTAATCATTTTATTCGGTCTTCACATCCTTGGAATTTTTAAAATAAAAAAATTTAATCAGGAAAAAAAATTAAGACCAAAAAAAATTAATTCAGGATGTGCAGGTGCTTTTATTTTAGGAATTGCTCTTGCAAGTGGCTGGACTCCGTGTGTAGGTCCAATTCTTACATCTATTTTAATAATTGCTTCTATGGAAGAAACAGTAAAAAGAGGTATAATTTTATTGTTTTTTTATTCTCTTGGACTTGGAGTTCCTTTTATTGTAATATCTTTATTAACAAAAAAAATTTTCTTATTCCTTAATAAAACTCATAAATATTTTAATTTTGTAAAAATTTGTACCGCTTTATTACTAATTCTTTTAGGTGTTCTACTTGTTTTAAATAGGTTTAATTTCACCCTTTAGAAATCCTATAGTTTTTCAATCTTCCAATCTCTGGTAATTTTCCAACGAGTGGTTTTGCATATTTGATAAATTTCTCGGTTACCCAGTTAGAATCTTCATTTATAAATTCATCTGGCATACTTCTCGTTTCTCTCGCAACCAGTTGAAGAGATACAGGTTCATAATAAACTTTATACTTTTCACCTTTTTCTCTCTTTATTGCTACAGACCCGCTTTCATATTTAATGGCATATTTTACAGCAAGTTCTCCTACTTTATACGCTTCCTTTGCATCAACTTCTGAATAAACTCCAGGGAAAGACCTCTGTAAATAACCAAAAGTATCTGCCCTTACCCTGCTGATTTTTAATTCTTTTTTGACGATATCTGCAAGTAAATCTCCAAGTGCTCCTGTACCGCTCAACTGTACATTTCCATGAGCATCAACTTCTTTTGTAAATTTTGCGGCTATTGGTTCACCATTTTCATCAGAAATTCCTTCTGAAACTGCGACAAGACATCTTCCATATTTTTCATAAATCTCACCCACATCTTTCAAAAATTTCTCTATAATAAAAGGTCTTTCAGGAAGATAAATAAGATGGGGACCGTCATCTTCGTATATTCTTGCAAGAGAACTTGCTGCAGTTAAAAAACCGGCATGTCTTCCCATAATTACATCAATTTTTACTCCTGGAAGTGATTTATTATCAAGATTATCTCCCATAATAGCCATCGCAACAAATTTACCTGCTGAACCATAGCCAGGTGTGTGGTCATTTTCTTTTAAATCATTATCTATTGTCTTTGGAATATGGAAACATTTAAACTCATAACCTACTTTTTTAGCATTTTCATTTAGTATAAATGCAGTTTCAGCAGAATCATTTCCACCAATATAAAAGAAATATCTGATATTATATCTCTGCATATTTTTAAAAATCTCTTCACATTCTTCTATTGTTGGTTTTTTTCTTACACTGCCTAATGCAGCACATGGAGTCAAAGCAACTTTTTTTAAATCTGATAATTTTTCTCTTCTTAAATCTACTAAATTCCCATCAAGAATTCCCTTAATTCCATATAATGAACCATAAATTTCTTTTATTTCGCTATGTTTTTTACCTTCAATAATAGCACCTACTAAACTCTGATTTATAACTACAGTTGGTCCACCACTTTGAGCAATTAACATATTTCCCATTAATTTGCCCATATAACCTCCTTGTTTTAAGGTAAATTTAAGATGATAAAATTATACATTAAATCAAAAAAAATTGAAAGTTTTTTTTATAAATAGTAAAATGTTTTCAAATGGAAGGAAAGAGATTACTTTTATTTACTGAAATTTTACTGATAGTTGTTTTTACAACTATTTTAATCTTTACTTCTGCATATTTTGACCCACTGACGCCTTTAAAAATTCTTATTAAAAAAATATTCCCTTCCCTTGCAATAACAATATTCTTTCTTGTTTTATGTTTTAAGATAATTGAGTATTACCATTCACAAATTTTATATCAAAAAAAATTAATGGAAGATTTAAATAATTCTTTATTCAAGTTGAGTTCTGAACTGAAAATAGAAAAGATGCTTTACAATTGCCTTGAAATTTTAATTGATTTCTATAAAGGTAGTATTGGAATGTTAATTATTTTAAGTGAAAAATTAAAAAATTTTGTTTCAACTGATATAATGACAATAAACTTAAACCATATACATGAAGAAAATGAGGGTGGAAATTACTTTTATACCATTCTTTCCCCAAATATGCTATCTTCCAAAGATGAACAAAAAATTAAAGATTTGATTAAAGAATACGATTTTAATAGATGTTCTGGAATAATAACTCTCCCTATTCATAATGAAAAAGAAACAAAAGCGATTGCAATAGTTGGGATAACAAAAAAGAATAAAAAAGAACTTATCAGACATTTTGAAATGAGTAAATCGGTTATGGAAGTTTTTTTACGTCATCTAAATTTAGAACTTGAAAATGCTTTGCTTCATGAAGGAATAAATATTGCATCAATAACAGATGCACTTACAGAAGTGTATAATAGAAGATACTTTAATATGAGATTAAAAGAAGAATTTGCAAAAGGTAAAAGAGAAGGATATCCAATTTCCATAATGATATCCGACCTTGATAATTTTAAAAAATATGTTGATACTTATGGACATCCAATGGGAGACATTATTTTAAAAGAAGTTGCAAATTTACTTAAAAATTCTTTAAGAGAAACAGATATAATATGTAGATTTGGAGGAGATGAATTTGCATATTTACTCCCGTTTTCTATGAGTACAGATGCAAAGGTAGTTGCTGAAAGAATCAAAAAAAATATACAGAATTATAAATTTCTTAAAGGAATGGTTGATGATGAAGTTTATCTAACTTTAAGTATCGGAATTGCTTCTTTCCCAGAACATGGAAATTCAGAAGAAGAAATTCTATCAAAAGCAGATAATGCTCTTTTTCTTGCAAAAAGTATGGGAAAAAATAAAATAGTAATTTATGAAGAAAAAGGAGGTTAAATATGATAAAGACAACAGAAGTTGCGATGTTTCTAATATCTCTGATTTTTATAATGTTTATCC encodes:
- a CDS encoding 6-phosphofructokinase, translating into MGNMLIAQSGGPTVVINQSLVGAIIEGKKHSEIKEIYGSLYGIKGILDGNLVDLRREKLSDLKKVALTPCAALGSVRKKPTIEECEEIFKNMQRYNIRYFFYIGGNDSAETAFILNENAKKVGYEFKCFHIPKTIDNDLKENDHTPGYGSAGKFVAMAIMGDNLDNKSLPGVKIDVIMGRHAGFLTAASSLARIYEDDGPHLIYLPERPFIIEKFLKDVGEIYEKYGRCLVAVSEGISDENGEPIAAKFTKEVDAHGNVQLSGTGALGDLLADIVKKELKISRVRADTFGYLQRSFPGVYSEVDAKEAYKVGELAVKYAIKYESGSVAIKREKGEKYKVYYEPVSLQLVARETRSMPDEFINEDSNWVTEKFIKYAKPLVGKLPEIGRLKNYRISKG
- a CDS encoding cytochrome c biogenesis protein CcdA translates to MFKNYSIPFSFIAGIISFFSPCILPLIPIYLSYITGYSIEEFKTEKELSYSKIILPSLCFIIGFTIIFVLLGASSTFLGSLILKKKNILKYMRFIGGALIILFGLHILGIFKIKKFNQEKKLRPKKINSGCAGAFILGIALASGWTPCVGPILTSILIIASMEETVKRGIILLFFYSLGLGVPFIVISLLTKKIFLFLNKTHKYFNFVKICTALLLILLGVLLVLNRFNFTL
- a CDS encoding ATP-binding protein, which codes for MNQFNIETYRKKVFKTISKYKLVEKGDKIFIGLSGGKDSGSACYLISEYVKKNKIDCQITAFYIKLGDFIPEEIIETIKKQAEICGIELKIYNILDFGIDYSKIVKLNRPICSSCGTIKRYLMNKIPREEGANKLCTGHHGDDFIVFFMKNIIGKNIDWISKFTPFLKGNGKQLSRIRPLFFVGGKDNKNFCEEMKFPYINEDICPHKFLKQKMDKRREKWYSTIDEISKWQPNFKEYFLEGVIEIAKRLNMEMTEVLICEICGEPTNKNICAFCRLLKLQI
- a CDS encoding GGDEF domain-containing protein, translating into MEGKRLLLFTEILLIVVFTTILIFTSAYFDPLTPLKILIKKIFPSLAITIFFLVLCFKIIEYYHSQILYQKKLMEDLNNSLFKLSSELKIEKMLYNCLEILIDFYKGSIGMLIILSEKLKNFVSTDIMTINLNHIHEENEGGNYFYTILSPNMLSSKDEQKIKDLIKEYDFNRCSGIITLPIHNEKETKAIAIVGITKKNKKELIRHFEMSKSVMEVFLRHLNLELENALLHEGINIASITDALTEVYNRRYFNMRLKEEFAKGKREGYPISIMISDLDNFKKYVDTYGHPMGDIILKEVANLLKNSLRETDIICRFGGDEFAYLLPFSMSTDAKVVAERIKKNIQNYKFLKGMVDDEVYLTLSIGIASFPEHGNSEEEILSKADNALFLAKSMGKNKIVIYEEKGG